The window GTCATAAAGTTTCAGAATTTAGTAAAATAATTTCATTTGACTCAAAAATTCAGGGTATTATCTACGCCTTATCAAAAGTAAGATAACTATCACAATAATAATGACGACCACTATCACAATAATAATTAATAGATTAAGTGAAGGACTACTCGTTGTTTGAGATTGTGGGAGACCACTTGATAAAGACTCAATACTATTAATTGATGTGGAAGAACTCTCTCCTACCTGTGATAACGAAGTTGATACTTGACTACTACTAGTGGTAGCTTGATTTGAGGACGTTACCTGGGACACTGAAGTTGTACTCATAGACGTTGATGTATTACTAGTATTTGTGGAGTTACTTTGAGAAGTTGAAGTTGTGCTAGTAGGTATCACACCGTATTTAATTTCATATACGTTAATAATTAATGAAGAGCCTGTTGTCTGTGCAGAATATGCCTGGTTTCCTATGATAATAAGCGGATTGCTCAATGTTATGTTGAATATATTTCCCGTCTTGGTATTCACCAGGTATAACTTATTTCCGTTTGCTATTGAGATGTTTTGTGATACCATAAATGCCTGAACGTCATTGGAAATAAGAGGGAACTCAGATATCGTTTTAATATTCTCGTCGTGAACAGAGACTAAATCCAGCGTCCCATTACCTTTACCAATTAGATATAGGGATGAATTAATGACTCCCAGGGGAGTCGAGGATAATGGAAATTGGATCGAACCTATTTCCATTAATGGTTTTGGTGAGGATAAATTAAGATCATACACATTTATTCCGGTATTTTTCAGGTCAACGTATACTAAGTTATTTACACTGGCGATCCAATCTATCTCTTGGGGTAACGTGAAGTTGGCGATGACCCTGAGAGATACTGGGTCTGATGGGTTAGTAGCTAAATATGCGATAAGTTGATTTGAACCCTGATATGAGTTGCCAACAATAATTACCTTGTAGCTATAGTTGATTGTTATTCCATATACAGCTGTTGGCATTCCCGTTAAAGGGGTCAAAGTGGTATATGGAGGATAGTAAAACCACCACTGATTGGGCTCATAAGAGACCAGGACCATGGAAAGATTAAATCCTTCGCTGGGATAATTAAGTATAACATTTTGGGGATATGCGTTGCTGACCATTATGAATTGCCCCTGTCTGTTGTATAACGATGAGTTTATGAAAGTCCCAGACTGCATATTGTTATAGTACTTGATCCCGTAATACATTCCGAGATAATGCCCGTCTGTATATGAAGATACGCTAACTGTAGGCATCAGTGGAGATGAAAATGTGTAATTTAAAATTAGCTTCTCAGTATCCTCTGATGAAAGGTAAATATAACTTATATTGATATCATATGGAGAATTTCCCTTGACAGATACTGCAGGAATAACCAGACCATTGTTGAAATAAGTTATACCATAACTAATGGTAGAGTTCAAGGGAAATTGAAATGTATATAATAGTTGAGGGTAATATCCCACTGCAGAATTGAATATTGTATACGGATAAATTGAGATTGTGAATAATGATACCGGAATTATTAACACTAAAACTAATAATTTTCCTCTTTTCACATTTGTACGAACTAAAAATAAGTTTAAAAATGTTTTGGTGAAAATATATTGTGAAGTCTTATTATTTATGTAGATTCCCGCTAAAACGAAGTTTTTTCACATTCCATAAAAAGCTCGAGATGGAAAAACAGGAAGAAGAAAAACTCTCACTTAAAAAAGTAAAAACACTTTCCTTTAGCTATGGGAAGTAACTGTATGGCACATACATTGACAGATATGCTACATATAATGATAGTCCAAAGGCATGAAGAGTTGAGTTGATTAACGTCAGTCTCGAGTTGTATACTGTTGTACTAGATAGATATACGTCAGACCCTGATATTGTTTGAGTAGAACCCGAAATCGTTGTACCTTGAGAATGTAACTGTGAGTTACTTACTCCTATGGTATCACCATTTATGTTACTGTTAATCAAGTAGATCGTACTACTGCTTATATTCTGCTGAGAGTTAGATATAGTTGATCCTGTGGCATTTAATACAGAGCCAGATACGAACTGATTTGAGTTAGATATAGTTGAGCTAATGATATTTATTGTGGAGCCTTGAGCGTTAATTGTAGATCCACTAATGGAAGAGCTTGTTAGATATACGTTGGAATTGGTTATGTATTGTTGTGAATTGATTATTTGTGAATTGGAAGCCTGTAAGGTAGAGCCAGAGAGGTATATCTTGGAGCCTGATATTATTGTAACCACATTTAACAGCTTGGAGTTGGATATGTAAGCGTTAGTGTTTGTTAAGGTTTGCTTAGAGTTTGATACAGTAGTAGATCCTGAAATGTATAACGTGGAGCCCTGAATGTTCTGTGTAGTGCTAGTTATTGTTGAACCTGTAACGTTTAACGTGCTATCGCTTATACTAACGGTAGAAGAACTTATTGTTGAGCCAGATAAGGATATGAATGAGCCTCCACTTACGGTCTGAGTTACACCTGAAATGGTTGAGCCTGTACCATATAGTTTTGTACTAGTAAAAACAACATTTCCGCCATTTATTTGAGAATTACTTAGGTAAATTGTTGAGCCCTGAATGTTCTGATTACTATTGGTTATTGTTGAACCTGAGGCAGACAGGGTAGACCCTATCATATTTACATTTGAAGAGCTTATTTGTGTATTGGTTAATGACACCATTGAGTTACGTATATTCTGTGTTACTCCCGTAATTGATGAACCACTCGCATAAAGATTAGTCCCTGTAATATTAGCTACCCCACTTCCACTACTAGATAATTGCGAATTGGTTAAATAGACTGTTGATGATTGAATATTCTGGTTACAGTTTATTATGGAAGATCCCTGAGCGTTTAGGACAGAGTTGGAGAGGAAAACACTTGTAGATGATATTGTGGAGTCCACAACACTACTCTGAGAGTTTATAATTTGCATTACTGAGTTCACTATATTTGAGTTGATTAAGCCTATGTTTGAGTTTGACGTATACAGATTTGAGTTTGATGACTTTAGAACTACTTGGGAGAATTTTGAATTACTTACATATGCTGTTGAACCTATAAGGGACTGAGTTGAACTCAGAATAGACACGTTATTGGCATTTATAACAGTACTCTGGGCTGTTATAGTTGAACCAGATATAACAGTACTCTTCAGGTAAACTCCTGAACTGTATATATTTTGAACGGAATTTTGTATAACACTATTCACAGCACTTAGATTGGAGTTCTCAAGAGTTATCTGAGCATTGTATATTTTCGAGTTAACTAGATCACTTACAGAATTAGTTATAGTAAAAGTGGAACCGTATATGTCAGCAACAGTGTTCTGAAGGTTAGAGTACATCACCTGTGCTGTGGACGAACTTACATTCTGTACTACATTCGTTAACGTTAAGTTATCAAGTTTTATGAAAGACTTGGATACACCAACAAATGTATTTATGATGTTAGTCTTTTCCAGGTTCAGGGTAGAATCATTTGCATATTGTTTTACGTTTTGTATAATCGTACCTACTGCAGTTAAAGTGGTATTTGATAAGTGGAGTGAGACTCCATCTAATAACCCTCCGTTGGTTAACGCTGACGAAGATATAATACTGATGGAGCCATTGTAGAAGTCCACATTATTCAGGTAGTCCACAGTATTCTGTAATACGAAATTTGACATATAGAAACTATCATTTGTCAAGTTAAACTTGGATTGAATATTTCTAACGTTAACTAGGTAAAGATCGCTAGATGTGATGTGTATAGAGTCATTGAAGTTAATAGTGTAAGTCAAGTATAGTTTTGAAGAGTAAACCATTTGATCTGACGAGTTTATTGAGGTACCAAATAGTTTTAACTGACTATTATGAACCGTAAATGCATCTCCTATTAATGATGCATTATGCAGTGTTAAGTTAGAGCTTTGAACGTTTTGTATTGAATTACTTATCGAAGTATAGTATAAGAACAGACTACTATTGTTCACGTTAAACTGCGAATTAACAAAAACTGAATAGTTTGCGATGACTTTAGTATTATTGAAAAAACCCCTAGTAATTGATACTAACGAACCTACTTGAACTGCAGTAGAGTTACTAATCTCAAAGCCATCCGCAAATATACTAGAGTTGTACATGAAAATTTTCACATTTATAAAACTACTATTATATGTGTAAAGTATTGAATTATACACATATAGTATAGCATTCATTAACGTTGAGTTGTATAGCCTTTGGACTGAGTTCTTTATGTACAGTATGGTAACTGGTGTGTTTTTGGGAGTTTGAGCAGTAGTCATTGCTCCTGAGGATACTAGGGTGATTAGTAATATAAGTCCTATAATTAAACCTAATTTATTTATTTTGTTCATTTCTGATTTCAGGTCTTATTTTTAACTTATAAATTTTACTACTGTTCCTAATTCTTTTATTTTTTATTAGAAACATACTTTTACTTTATTCTATTGATTAAGAAGGGACAAAAGCCGTTACTTAAATATTTTAAATATATTATACATTGTACATTGACTAACTGAATAAATTTTTTCAATTCTCAGAAGGTTATGCACACCTTATAGAGACTGTTAAACTTATCTTGTGTATCCTTTAAACTTCAATTCTTGCATTTATTTTCCTTGCAACGTCTGCGAATATAAGAGCAGTATTAGTATATTTTCCTAGTTCTGACAGAGAACCTTTCTTAATTTTTATTGTATTACCTAAAAGCGCCAATGATGCGTCCAGTTTTCCCTGAATTATTCTAACCCAGTCTTGATATCTAGCCTCAAGTATGACATCTGCACTTACATTTAGTATATCTACATAGAATTCGGTTGCGACACATTTTCCCTTATCTAAAATTAATTTTACAGCTCCAGAGCTCGAATTATTAATATATCCACTCTTAATGTCTTCTGGTAATTTCCTTCCTGTAATATTTTCCAATGCCTCCATAACAATTTTCCTTTCTTCAGGTGGTACTGTAGGTGACAGTAACTCAGTTGCTTGCTTAATTAAGTCTTCATTTAGAACGCCTAGAGAAATAGCTACACTCTTTACCACAGCAGCCCTTACATTCTGTGGTGCGTCTATTCCAACAAAGAGAATTGAGTTCCATTTAATGTTCTTTGCCCCCTCTAAAAATTGCTTATTTTGATTTAATGACTTACAAAACTCTTTAGCCCATTCCTTGCTGGGAAACAAAAGTTTATTCTCCTCTCCCATCTTATATCAGTGTGATTTCAATAAAATAAATATATATAAAAATCTTTTCTAAAAACATTAAAATGATGTCTTATGATTGATTTGTCTTTGTAGATATAACGATACCAAAAGGCTTATATTTGATCAGTAATGAAGAATTAAAAGATAGAAAAATGGTTTTACCATTTAACACACTGGAAATATACAACGTAAAGGTTTCAGAGAGTCATGAACTCTTCAGAAAAGCAGTGAGAGAGTTCATGGAACGAGATGTGGCACCAATTGTAGACAAAGGTGAAAAGGAAGGAAAAGTTCCTGAAAATGTTTTGGAGAAAGCTAAGGAATTAGGACTATTTGGAATAAGCGTTCCTCAAGAATACGGAGGTCAAAGTGGAGACATTTTAATGAGCACAATAGCCGTAGAGGAAATGTCGAGAATCTGGACTTCCTTTGCAGCGAGAGTGACAATAGGGAACCTATTTATGACTCCAATATTGCTATTTGGTAGTGAGGAGCAGAGGAAGAAGTATGTTACACCTGTTGCCAAGGGAGATAAGGCTGCTGCGTTTGCAAATACTGAACCACAGGCAGGAAGTGACGTTGCAGGAATACAATCAACTGCCAAGAAAGTGAACGGAAAGTACATTCTAAACGCCAGGAAGATATTTATCACTAATGGTGGTATTGCTGATTATTATATTGTCACTGCAAGGACTTCACCACCAGAACCAAATGCAAGGTGGAAAGGAATATCAATGTTCATAGTGGAGAGGGAATGGAAAGGAGTAAAAGTATTAAACAGAATAGAGACAATGGGGCTAAAAGCCTCAAATACTGCTGAGCTGGCATTTGAGGATGTGGAAGTTCCTGCGGAGAACTTGGTAGGAGAGGAGGGTATGGGGTTCAAATACGCAATGTCTACATTTGATGCTTCTAGAGTTGGTGTTGCTGGACAAGCCCTAGGTGTTGCTCAAGCTGCATTAGAGAAGATGACAAACTACTCAGTGCAAAGGAGTGCTTTCGGCTCACCACTTCTAGGATTCCAGATGGTCCAGGAGAAAATAGCAGAAACACTAACAGAAGTAAACGCAGCAAGGCTATTAACCTACTGGGCTGCCTCACTCATAGACCAACGTAAGGTAGATGAAGGAATCGTCGCAGCATCAATGGCTAAATATTTTGCCACAGAGGTTGCTGAGAGGGCTGCCATAAGGGCTATAACTGTTCACGGCGGTTATGGTGTAGCCACTTCAACCGGTGTCGAGAGGTTGCTAAGAGATGTTGAAATAATGAAAATCTACGAAGGGGCAAACGATATACAAAAACTGGTTATATTAAAGGAAACTGCTAGAAGACTTCTTAAGGTGCTCTGAGTACTTTAAACTCTAAGTCCTGGATTTTTTATTCCTATCTTTTTCTTTTTAATTCGTTTAGAGTAAATTTATTATTTTCGAAGGAGTTAAAGTTATTAGCTATTTTACTATCCTTAAATTCGGAAAGAGGTAGAATAAGTGTGAAGGTAGTGGTAATAGGTTCTGGCGAGATGGGACATGGAATAGCTGAAGTAATGGCGATATACAAGAACCAGGTTACCCTAGTGGATATAAAAGACGAGATACTAGATAAGGCGATCTCTAAGATAAGGGAGAGCTTAGATAGATTAAAGAAGAGGGGCTCAATTGAAGAGGAGCCCGAGGACGTATTAAAGAGGATAGCAAAGTCAATAAACCTTGAGGAAACAGTTAAAGATGCTGATCTTGTAATAGAGGCAGTTCCTGAAATAGTTGACTTAAAACAGAACATTTTCAAGAGACTAGATCAATCCACAAAGCCAGATGCTATCCTTGCCACTAACACCTCAAACATAAGGATAAGTGAAATATCTAAGTATGTTAGTAAGAAGGATAGAGTTGTTGGAATGCACTTCTTCAACCCACCAGTCCTCATGCAGTTGGTGGAAATAATAAAAGGACCAGATACTAGTCCAGAAGTAGTTCAGAAACTCTATGAAATAACTAAACAGATCGGTAAAACACCAGTGATCGTGAATAAGGATACTCCTGGATTTATAGTGAACAGGATCAATGCCGCTGAAAGTCTATTCATTTGCCTTGTTTTACAAAAGGGTATTAATTATGAGGAAGTAGACGCTTACTTTAGATCTCTAGGTCTACCCATGGGACCTTATGAGCTAATGGATTATGTTGGATTAGACATAGTAGCCCATAGCCTAGAATACTTTGCAAAAGAAATATCCCCTGAATATGGAAAATGTACGAAGATCAAGGAGATGGTCAATAATGGTCTATTGGGTAGGAAAAGTGGAAGAGGATTTTACGACTGGACTAAGGGAAGACCTCAGATTAATGCTAAGCAAAATCCCATAATTGATGTAAATGACTTACTCGCAATAGATATAAATGAAGCCTCAAAATTACTTGAAGATAACGTTGCCACACCTAATGATATTGAAACAGCAGTAAAGTTAGGTATGAACAGACCCTTCGGTCCAATAACTGTGGCGAAAAGTGCAGATCTCAACGACATAAAAATTAGACTTGAAAGGATATCAAGTGAATACGGGATTACAATTTTCCAGCCAACTGACTCCATAAAGACAGGTAAACTTAAGGAATTACTTGAGGGCGAGAAAAAAGAGGAGAAAAAGGAGTTTGAGACACTTGTTGTGAGCAAGGAAGGAAAGGTTGCAATAGTTAAGCTTAACAGACCTAAGCTGAATTTAATAAATTACACGCTATTGGACGAGCTGGATAGATTGCTCACAGAACTGTGGAATGATAAATCAATTAATGTGATCTTGATTACTGGAGAAGGACAAAACTTCTCAGGTGGAGCTGAACTTTCTGCTCCTATCACAGATCAAGTGCAATTCCTAGAGCTAGTGAGGAAAGGAGAGAGGACTTTCAAGAGGTTAACTGAGATTCCTAAGATCGTTATTGCATTTGTTAAGGGTTATGCTCTAGGAGGGGGCTTTGAGCTGTCTTCCTATTGTGATTTAAGACTAGCAACTGAAAATGCTGTGTTCGGTTTCCCTGAAACTGGTTTAGGTTTAGTTCCAGCGTGGGGAGGCACCCAAAGACTACCTAAATTGATTGGAATTTCTAGAGCCATGTACCTAATATTAACTGCTCAGAGAATAACTGCAAAGGAAGCACTAGAGTATGGTATAGTCAATAAGATAGTCAAGGACGAAAATGAAGCATTGGAGTTTGCAAAGGACTTATCGGAGAGAATAGCACCCATATCTGCAATGTTAGCTAAGAGGTTAATTAATAGAGGTAGTGAAGTACCTATTGACGTAGGTTTAGAGATGGAGTCTATAGCCGGTGGACTTTTATTTACAACAGAGGATCTAAAGGAGGGAATTGTAGCCTTCTTCTCAAGGAGAAAGCCAGAATTTAAAGGTAAGTAAGATTTTTTATAACTTTTTTAAAAAATAAAAAACAGGAAAATAAAAACCTTAAGCTAATATCTTGGACTTTATTTTCCTACTCATGTTTGACATTATTACTGCAGCATTAGTGTATCTAGCTAATTCTGTTAAACTACCCTTCTTTATCTTTATTGAACCGCCCAGTAAAGCCACAGTAACATCTAATTTACCTTGGATGATCTTTAACCAAGTGTCATAGGGAGCCTCTAATATTAATGAACCCATAACCTTTGACATGTCCGTATGAAATTCTGTACCTAAACATCTACCTTCTTTAATGTTTAGTTTTATTGCACCAGCAGTTGAGTTAAAATCTACTGAATCAGCTTTAGCTTCTCCCTTCTTATACATCTCTATTAGCGTTGTTCTTACTTTTTCAGGTACATTTGTTGATACTAGAACTACAGAGTCCCATGGAGTAGTCTTAGATGCTTCGTAGTACTCTTTGCTTCCGTTAAGTAGCTTACACCACTCATCTGCCCATTCCTTACTTGGAAATAGATACTCTTGTGTTTGAGACATGTTCAAGATATATAAATACATTTTCTTATAAAAAATTTGTCCTAACATTAATTAATCAATACAAGAAAATTAGGTGGGTTATAGTAAAGACTGAAATAAAGGAAATATTCCTTAAATTTTTATTGACTAATAAATATTAAACGATTTTTCAAAAAAATTTTTATATCAGGTTTTTAAAGATATATCGTTAGAGGAGGTGCGTTTTTATTGGATAAACCGGTAGAAATAACTCCAGACGGCAAAGTAGTTAGGAAAAGCTATTCTTCAGTAAAAAAGGGAATAGACTGGAACTCTTATCCCATGAGATTATGGGCAAAATCTAATGAACTATTCTGGTCTCCCCTACAATTCAAGGAACTAATACAACAGGATAAGCAAGATTGGGAGACAATGAGTGAATCAGAAAGGGAGATTTCTGAGTACATTGCAACAGCGTTTTCTGCAGGAGAAGAGGCAGTATCAAGATATTTGGCAGAGTTAGTTATAGCTTTAGACGAGTTAGGATACACTGAAGAAGTATTATTCCTAAATCAATTTCAGCAAGAGGAAACCAGACATACAGATGCTTTTAGAAGGTGGATGGACTCCATAGGTATGGATAAGGACACAGAAAAATGGACCACGGAAGTTAATCCATCCTACTACGAGCTTTTCTATGTCGCATTACCCTCAGCCGCTTATGGAGTTAAGGCAAATCCCTCTCCAGAGAGCATATTGAGATTTACTGCTACGTATATGTTCTCCATAGAAGGCATAGCTGCAGAGACAGGATTTTACTTCTGGAGAACCATGTGGGAAAGAGGTAGACATCTTAAAGGCATTTACGAGATCGTAAAAAGAGTAGCTGCTGATGAATCAAGGCATTTAGCCTTTGGAACCTACCTTACAACCATGCTAATAGGTGAAGACCAATCCCTATACGATAAATTCTTAGAGTACTTCAACTATGCGGGTGGTCTAGCTGTGAGGCTGATTGGAACAATAGTGGAGCAACAAGTAAACAAGTGGGAACCATATAAGGAGAAATGGGGAAGATATTTTGAATGGGTATATAAGGAGAATGGTCTAGGTTCACTGGTGGACTACGCTGCAAAAATGGTTCAGCACAGACTATTCTATGTCAATAGGCTAAGAAACGCTAACAGAGAGAAGTTAAGATATATGCCATTAAACGAAGCTGCTCCAGTTATAGAGAATTTCGATACTGTGGAGAAATACCTAACCCCACAGTATGATCCCGAATAGAAAAGTTAATTTTTTATAATAGAATTTTTTAGCTTAAACATTAAGTAATATTTATTACCATAACAAATTATACTTAATTTCATGCTAAAAAGAATCTTCAAAATGAGCACTGAAGATTCTCCTTTAAGCGAAGTAAATCCACTAAAATTGCTTCCACCAATTACAGAGGAGAAATACAATGACTATGACGGAATAGGGCTCCTGAGTATTAAAAAGTTCTCACTACTTTACACTATCTCCTTCTTCGTAATCATAGCTGGACTATTGGGAACATTGACATCAATTCCTGCCTTTCCTACACCATCATTTTTCATAATACCTGTAGTCTCACTAGTTTTCGTCATAATTACGGCTGTAGGATTTATGTTAGGTACAGTATCAATAAACATCCTAAGCATTGGACTAAATATATTAGGCAAGATAAGGAAGGATTATAATAGTAGACTTGTTGAGTTTTCAATACTGACTCCACTAGTGACAGGGATAGGTCTCTTAGTCTTCTTGATACTAGGTTTATTAGGATTAAACCCAGTCCCAGTGTTAGAACTAAATATTGTAATGGCTATAATAGGAATTGCCATGGCTGTCTTCTTCATAGGAATGATAGCAGCGGCAATAAAGATGTGGAAACTGGGGAAAAGGTATGAGAGTTGGGGTTTGAGGATAGGCGGAATCTTCCTTTTCCTCTTTCCTCCTTTAGGTGGGATATTAACATACATTTTTTCAAGTAGAGCAGCCAAGAAGGTAAAAAGAACCGATTGCTTCCTCGCTTAGGTGATAGAAGATGTCGTTGAACAGGATATGCGGAAGGTTCTCTGTACTAGATCTGGTTAAAACATTGCAGTTCATTGGAGATCAGAACAACTTTGTGGGTTGTATACCAAATATATTAAGTGCTAATGAGAACACATTTAAGGCGAAAGTAAAAGCACTGGGCTTACCATTAACTGTAAAGGGAGAGCTTTACAAGTACGAGATCTCCCCGGAGACGTTAATACTTACAGTTGGACTAAAGGTCAAAACTACGGGTGCAGTTATAGATATAATTACAAGGAGTAAGGTTAAAGAAGATGGCAGTCAATTCATATGGGATACTCAATATAATATCTCAGGACCCCTTAAAATACTTTTAAAACCGTTATTAGAGAGTGTGACGGAACAGACAGTGGTAGACACGATAGAGTGTATTAAGCTGAGAACTACTTCTTAAGTTTATCTTTTGAGAAAAATATATATATGTTTGTTTTTTAAATATAAGTTAATGAAAGCCGTAATATTTAAAGGAGCAAATGCACCACTTCAATTAGCGGATATCCCTAAACCATCTCCAGGTGAAGGAGAGATACTAATTAGGGTAGCATCTACTGGTGTCTGCCATTCTGATATACACCACATGAAGGGTGAGCTACTTGGATTTATGCCACCTGAAGGATTTATTCTTGGACACGAAATTTCAGGATGGGTGGAAGATTTTGGACCGAATGTCACAAACCCATATGGACTGCAGAAAGGAGACCCTGTAATAGTATCATGGATTGTGCCCTGCGGAAAGTGTAGATATTGTGCGTCTGGTAAGGAAAACTATTGTAACAACGTAATGATGAAGATGCCGGGTATAATTGGAATAAACGGAGGTCATGCCGAATACACTTCAGTCCCTGAAATAGCTGTAATACCGGCAAGAGAAATAAAAGATATGATCGCCTCTTCACCTGTTTCGTGTGCATATGGTACAGCCTATGGAGCACTTAAGACTGCTGGTGCGTCTGCAGGTCAAAGTATAGTTGTGGTAGGTACTGGTGGTGTAGGTTCAGCAGCGATTCAGTTGGCAAGTGTAATGGGGCTTTATCCCATAATTGCAGTGGATGTAGTAGACAGTAAATTGGCTAAAGTGAAAGAACTGGGAGCCACTCACACAGTTAATCCTAACAAGGAAGACCCTGTGGGCAAGATAACTGAGATATTACCAGAAGGAGCGGATATAGTTTATGAGACTAAACCCAATCCAGATTTACAAATAGCCTTTAACGTTGTGAACAAGTCAGGTACAATGGTTGTCACTGGACTAGGGAATGCCACATCGAGTACAATTAACTTAATGACTAACCTCTTTGTGGGAAGGGGGCTTAGACTTGTGGGAAGTTTAGGTTATAGACCCAGGATTGACTTGCCAGAGTTAGTGAGGATGGTAGCATCAGGTAAGCTTGACGTTAAAAAACTTGTGACTCACGTTTATAGACCAGATGAGATAAACACTGCATATGAAAATCTTGAGAAGGGACTACACTTAAGAGCAATAATTGACTGGACTAAGCTGTAAGATAAAGGGTTTAATACCTTTTTCTCCCTTTTCTTCTCCCTCTAGTATTCTTGCGTAGATTACAAACATCCACGGATATTTTTAACACTATGAAAGATCTTAACTATTAATGCTAAAACTTGTGTTCATGTATAAGCACAATATCTAACATTTAAACTATCATAGAAAAATTTAAAGATGACACCTTTTCACTTATATTTTTTTCAACACGGAATTATTAAATGTTTAGCTTGATTGTAGTGAATAAGATTGAGAGACTACACTAATTAAGTTGTTAAATAATTGATAACTTTGAAATTATTTTTGTGTTATTAGATCATAAAGTTTTTTAACTCCATAAAATATCTTAATAACGATGAGTTCAGGGTACTATAAATATCAGTTAACTATAGATAAATTTCTAGATAGTGGTGAGACAGTCTTTCCAACAAGAGAAATAGTTTACACAGATAAGAGAAGATACACGTTTAAAAAATTTGCAGAGTCAGCTAAAATCTTAGCAAATGCTCTAAAGAAAATCGGGGTCAAAAAAGGTGATATTGTAGGTGTTATTGACTGGGATACAGATGTGTATATGCACCTATACTATGCTGTACCAATGATAGGAGCTGTTCTGCACACAGTGAATCTACGATACCCTCCAGAACTA is drawn from Sulfolobus acidocaldarius SUSAZ and contains these coding sequences:
- a CDS encoding 3-hydroxyacyl-CoA dehydrogenase, which encodes MSVKVVVIGSGEMGHGIAEVMAIYKNQVTLVDIKDEILDKAISKIRESLDRLKKRGSIEEEPEDVLKRIAKSINLEETVKDADLVIEAVPEIVDLKQNIFKRLDQSTKPDAILATNTSNIRISEISKYVSKKDRVVGMHFFNPPVLMQLVEIIKGPDTSPEVVQKLYEITKQIGKTPVIVNKDTPGFIVNRINAAESLFICLVLQKGINYEEVDAYFRSLGLPMGPYELMDYVGLDIVAHSLEYFAKEISPEYGKCTKIKEMVNNGLLGRKSGRGFYDWTKGRPQINAKQNPIIDVNDLLAIDINEASKLLEDNVATPNDIETAVKLGMNRPFGPITVAKSADLNDIKIRLERISSEYGITIFQPTDSIKTGKLKELLEGEKKEEKKEFETLVVSKEGKVAIVKLNRPKLNLINYTLLDELDRLLTELWNDKSINVILITGEGQNFSGGAELSAPITDQVQFLELVRKGERTFKRLTEIPKIVIAFVKGYALGGGFELSSYCDLRLATENAVFGFPETGLGLVPAWGGTQRLPKLIGISRAMYLILTAQRITAKEALEYGIVNKIVKDENEALEFAKDLSERIAPISAMLAKRLINRGSEVPIDVGLEMESIAGGLLFTTEDLKEGIVAFFSRRKPEFKGK
- a CDS encoding Fis family transcriptional regulator encodes the protein MSQTQEYLFPSKEWADEWCKLLNGSKEYYEASKTTPWDSVVLVSTNVPEKVRTTLIEMYKKGEAKADSVDFNSTAGAIKLNIKEGRCLGTEFHTDMSKVMGSLILEAPYDTWLKIIQGKLDVTVALLGGSIKIKKGSLTELARYTNAAVIMSNMSRKIKSKILA
- a CDS encoding alcohol dehydrogenase, translating into MKAVIFKGANAPLQLADIPKPSPGEGEILIRVASTGVCHSDIHHMKGELLGFMPPEGFILGHEISGWVEDFGPNVTNPYGLQKGDPVIVSWIVPCGKCRYCASGKENYCNNVMMKMPGIIGINGGHAEYTSVPEIAVIPAREIKDMIASSPVSCAYGTAYGALKTAGASAGQSIVVVGTGGVGSAAIQLASVMGLYPIIAVDVVDSKLAKVKELGATHTVNPNKEDPVGKITEILPEGADIVYETKPNPDLQIAFNVVNKSGTMVVTGLGNATSSTINLMTNLFVGRGLRLVGSLGYRPRIDLPELVRMVASGKLDVKKLVTHVYRPDEINTAYENLEKGLHLRAIIDWTKL
- a CDS encoding acyl-CoA dehydrogenase, translated to MVLPFNTLEIYNVKVSESHELFRKAVREFMERDVAPIVDKGEKEGKVPENVLEKAKELGLFGISVPQEYGGQSGDILMSTIAVEEMSRIWTSFAARVTIGNLFMTPILLFGSEEQRKKYVTPVAKGDKAAAFANTEPQAGSDVAGIQSTAKKVNGKYILNARKIFITNGGIADYYIVTARTSPPEPNARWKGISMFIVEREWKGVKVLNRIETMGLKASNTAELAFEDVEVPAENLVGEEGMGFKYAMSTFDASRVGVAGQALGVAQAALEKMTNYSVQRSAFGSPLLGFQMVQEKIAETLTEVNAARLLTYWAASLIDQRKVDEGIVAASMAKYFATEVAERAAIRAITVHGGYGVATSTGVERLLRDVEIMKIYEGANDIQKLVILKETARRLLKVL